From Halomicrobium salinisoli, the proteins below share one genomic window:
- a CDS encoding zinc-ribbon domain-containing protein produces the protein MQALVRLLLGTRRRDDTVVECRRCGKTLEDSAVECHHCGEPHSSHFAYCPSCGSDAIAVYRIQ, from the coding sequence ATGCAGGCGCTAGTCCGGTTGTTGCTCGGGACCCGACGTCGCGACGACACCGTCGTCGAGTGTCGCCGCTGCGGGAAGACGCTGGAGGACTCGGCTGTCGAGTGTCACCACTGCGGAGAACCGCATTCGTCTCACTTCGCCTACTGTCCGTCGTGCGGATCCGACGCGATCGCAGTGTACCGGATCCAGTGA
- the citZ gene encoding citrate synthase, with product MSDDLRKGLEGVLVAESSLSYIDGDEGRLIYRGYTIEDLARDASYEEVLYLLWHGHLPDEEALAEFSDQMAAEREVDEAVLDQVRALAEADENPMAALRTAVSTLSAFDADGDDNDPTDEAVNLRKGRRITAKIPTILAAFARIRDGDDPVAPREDLSHAANFLYMLNDEEPDEVLAETFDMALVLHADHGLNASTFSAIVTASTLSDLHSSVTSAIGTLKGPLHGGANQDVMRMLKEVDDAESDPLEWVQNALEEGRRVSGFGHRVYDVKDPRAKILGEKSRELGEAAGSTKWYEMSTTIEEYMLDEKGLAPNVDFYSASTYYQMGIPIDIYTPIFAMSRVGGWIAHVLEYIEDNRLIRPRARYTGPDPEDVEFTPIDER from the coding sequence ATGTCAGACGACCTCAGGAAAGGGCTAGAGGGCGTCCTCGTCGCCGAATCGTCGCTCAGCTACATCGACGGCGACGAGGGCCGGCTCATCTACCGCGGGTACACCATCGAGGACCTCGCGCGCGACGCGAGCTACGAGGAGGTACTGTACCTCCTCTGGCACGGCCACCTCCCCGACGAGGAGGCGCTCGCGGAGTTCTCAGACCAGATGGCCGCCGAACGGGAGGTCGACGAGGCGGTCCTCGACCAGGTCCGCGCCCTGGCGGAGGCCGACGAGAACCCCATGGCCGCGCTGCGGACCGCCGTCTCGACGCTATCGGCGTTCGACGCCGACGGCGACGACAACGACCCCACCGACGAGGCGGTCAACCTCCGCAAGGGCCGCCGGATCACCGCGAAGATCCCCACCATTCTCGCCGCCTTCGCGCGCATCCGGGACGGGGACGATCCGGTCGCCCCCCGCGAGGACCTCTCTCACGCCGCCAACTTCCTCTACATGCTCAACGACGAGGAGCCGGACGAGGTCCTCGCCGAGACCTTCGACATGGCGCTGGTGCTCCACGCCGACCACGGCCTCAACGCCTCCACGTTCTCGGCGATAGTGACCGCCTCGACGCTGTCGGACCTCCACAGCTCCGTCACCTCCGCCATCGGGACCCTGAAGGGACCGCTCCACGGCGGCGCCAACCAGGACGTCATGCGCATGCTCAAGGAGGTCGACGACGCGGAGAGCGACCCCCTCGAGTGGGTCCAGAACGCCCTCGAGGAGGGCCGGCGCGTCTCCGGGTTCGGCCACCGCGTCTACGACGTCAAGGACCCCCGCGCGAAGATTCTCGGCGAGAAGTCCCGCGAACTCGGCGAGGCCGCCGGCTCGACGAAGTGGTACGAGATGTCCACCACCATCGAGGAGTACATGCTCGACGAGAAGGGCCTGGCGCCCAACGTCGACTTCTACTCGGCCTCCACCTACTACCAGATGGGCATCCCGATCGACATCTACACCCCCATCTTCGCGATGTCCCGCGTCGGCGGCTGGATCGCCCACGTCCTGGAGTACATCGAGGACAACCGCCTCATCCGCCCGCGCGCACGCTACACTGGTCCCGACCCCGAGGACGTCGAGTTCACGCCGATCGACGAGCGGTAG
- the ilvA gene encoding threonine ammonia-lyase — protein sequence MLSFEDVVAARDRVAETARHTTQEYSHTFSAMTGADVHLKLEQLQRTGSFKIRGATNRIGALSEAEREAGVVTASAGNHAQGVALAASRIGVDATIVMPEHAPVSKVQATENYGGNVVLHGRDYDAAAERAHEIERDQGRTYVHAFDDWDVMAGQGTIGLEIYEDLPEVDTVIVPIGGGGLISGVATALKGSDESIRVVGVQAEGASSVAESLQKGRRVERDRVETIADGIATRTIGEKTFRIIEERVDEVVTVSDSEIAVALTRLLERAKTLTEGAGAVPLAALLAGKFDYEDGETIVPVLSGGNIDLNTLTNVIVRGLAETGRYLKIRTVLEDRPGTLDDLVSILSAEQVNIYGIEHDRTSRDVAMDDAEVVLDLETRGPEHVDRLLAALRSEGYEVEVLV from the coding sequence ATGCTCTCGTTCGAGGACGTGGTGGCGGCCCGGGACCGAGTCGCCGAGACGGCCCGTCACACGACACAGGAGTACTCCCACACCTTCTCGGCGATGACGGGCGCCGACGTCCACCTGAAGCTGGAGCAGCTCCAGCGGACGGGCTCGTTCAAGATCCGCGGCGCGACCAACCGAATCGGAGCGCTCTCGGAGGCAGAGCGCGAGGCGGGCGTCGTCACGGCGAGCGCCGGCAACCACGCCCAGGGCGTGGCGCTGGCGGCCTCCCGGATCGGCGTCGACGCGACCATCGTGATGCCCGAGCACGCGCCGGTCTCGAAGGTGCAGGCCACGGAGAACTACGGCGGGAACGTCGTCCTCCACGGCCGGGACTACGACGCGGCCGCCGAGCGCGCCCACGAGATCGAGCGCGATCAGGGCCGCACGTACGTCCACGCCTTCGACGACTGGGACGTGATGGCCGGCCAGGGGACCATCGGCCTGGAGATCTACGAGGACCTGCCGGAGGTCGACACCGTGATCGTCCCCATCGGCGGCGGCGGGCTGATCAGCGGCGTCGCCACCGCCCTGAAGGGGAGCGACGAGTCGATCCGCGTCGTCGGCGTCCAGGCCGAGGGCGCCTCCAGCGTCGCCGAGTCGCTGCAGAAGGGCCGGCGCGTCGAACGCGACCGCGTCGAGACCATCGCCGACGGCATCGCGACGCGGACGATCGGCGAGAAGACCTTCCGGATCATCGAGGAGCGCGTCGACGAGGTCGTGACCGTCTCCGACTCGGAGATCGCCGTCGCGCTGACCCGCCTGCTGGAGCGGGCCAAGACGCTCACCGAGGGGGCCGGCGCCGTGCCGCTGGCCGCCCTGCTGGCCGGGAAGTTCGACTACGAGGACGGCGAGACGATCGTCCCCGTGCTCTCGGGGGGCAACATCGATCTGAACACGCTGACGAACGTGATCGTCCGCGGGCTCGCCGAGACCGGTCGCTACCTCAAGATCCGCACGGTGCTGGAGGACCGACCCGGGACGCTGGACGACCTGGTGAGCATCCTCTCGGCCGAGCAGGTCAACATCTACGGCATCGAGCACGACCGCACCTCGCGGGACGTGGCGATGGACGACGCCGAGGTGGTCCTCGACCTGGAGACGCGTGGACCCGAGCACGTCGACAGACTGCTCGCGGCGCTGCGGTCCGAGGGCTACGAGGTCGAGGTGCTCGTCTGA
- a CDS encoding DUF7383 domain-containing protein, whose translation MATHRANYALVPFQEHLGPDREALDVPWASFAGDRTEQGIFEVPTGDAQDAYVEMQVYEAGSYDHELLINGDSLTGFDVPESDGWQYWMDTVTGASLEEGKNTLQFRRDRDSGDSFVVGTVVVNWKEPAD comes from the coding sequence ATGGCGACGCACCGCGCCAACTACGCGCTGGTCCCGTTTCAGGAGCACCTCGGCCCCGACCGGGAGGCCCTCGACGTCCCGTGGGCGTCGTTCGCCGGCGACCGCACCGAGCAGGGGATCTTCGAGGTGCCCACCGGCGACGCACAGGACGCCTACGTCGAGATGCAGGTCTACGAGGCCGGCAGCTACGACCACGAGCTGCTGATCAACGGCGACTCGCTGACCGGCTTCGACGTCCCCGAGAGCGACGGCTGGCAGTACTGGATGGACACCGTCACGGGGGCGAGCCTCGAGGAGGGCAAGAACACCCTGCAGTTCCGCCGGGACCGGGACTCGGGGGACAGTTTCGTCGTCGGGACCGTCGTAGTCAACTGGAAGGAACCCGCGGATTAG
- a CDS encoding Rid family detoxifying hydrolase — translation MKRTVSTDAAPAAVGAYSQATTTDDLVFTAGQIPLTPDGDLLDDEPVDVQTEQALENVAAVLEAADAGMDDVLKVTVFLDDIDDFDAMNDAYQGFFDEEPPARSAVGVDELPKGVAVEIEAVAARE, via the coding sequence ATGAAGCGCACGGTCAGCACCGACGCCGCGCCCGCCGCGGTCGGCGCGTACAGCCAGGCGACGACCACCGACGACCTCGTGTTCACGGCGGGACAGATCCCGCTCACGCCCGACGGCGACCTGCTCGACGACGAGCCCGTCGACGTCCAGACCGAGCAGGCCCTGGAGAACGTCGCAGCCGTCCTCGAGGCCGCCGACGCGGGCATGGACGACGTGCTGAAGGTGACGGTCTTCCTCGACGACATCGACGACTTCGACGCGATGAACGACGCCTACCAGGGCTTCTTCGACGAGGAGCCGCCGGCCCGCAGCGCCGTCGGCGTCGACGAACTCCCCAAGGGCGTCGCCGTCGAGATCGAGGCCGTGGCGGCCAGAGAGTAG
- a CDS encoding YgaP family membrane protein has product MELQRNLGRLDRIVRGVLGVWLIAGAISAVRDDRTTTAATLAVAGAGLLFNARTGFCGCNAALGIDTTSASVEPAE; this is encoded by the coding sequence ATGGAGCTACAGCGCAACCTCGGTCGGCTGGATCGAATCGTCAGGGGCGTGCTCGGCGTGTGGTTGATCGCCGGGGCGATCAGCGCCGTCCGGGACGATCGGACGACGACGGCCGCGACGCTGGCCGTCGCCGGCGCGGGATTACTGTTCAACGCGCGCACGGGGTTCTGCGGCTGTAACGCCGCGCTGGGGATCGACACGACCTCGGCCAGCGTCGAGCCGGCGGAGTGA
- the thsB gene encoding thermosome subunit beta: MSQRQMGGQPMIILGEDSQRMQDKDAQAHNISAARAVAESVRSTLGPKGMDKMLVSSLGDVTVTNDGVTILTEMDIDNPTAEMIVEVAETQEDEAGDGTTTAVAIAGELLKNAEELIDQDIHPTAIIKGFNLAATQAKQEIDDFATDVEPEDEDLLRRVAETSMTGKGTEVNKELLAQLVVDAVNAVTVQAQDGSVVADLEFLNIETQTGRAADESELVEGAIVDKDPVHEEMETDFDDADVFLTDVAIELDETEVDAQLTVDDPSQLQNFLDKEEEQLEELVDAIAATGADVVFCQKGIDDMAQHYFAKQGILAVERTKKSDIEFLREVLGANIVSDIESATEGDLGRGSITRDEAGGLFYVEGTGDETHGVTLLLRASTDHVVDELERGVQDALDVVASTVSDGRVLGGGGAPEVELASRLRDYADGVEGREQLAVEAFADALELIPRTLAENAGLDSIDSLVDLRAAHEGGDVSAGLDVFSGDVVDTLDEGVVEPAHAKTQAVSSAAEAANLVLKIDDIISAGDLSTGGDDEGGAGGPGGAPGGMGGMGGGMGGMM, translated from the coding sequence ATGAGCCAGCGCCAGATGGGCGGCCAGCCCATGATCATTCTGGGGGAAGACTCCCAGCGGATGCAGGACAAGGACGCACAGGCCCACAACATCTCCGCCGCGCGGGCGGTGGCCGAGTCGGTACGCTCGACGCTCGGCCCGAAGGGCATGGACAAGATGCTCGTCTCCTCGCTCGGTGACGTCACCGTCACGAACGACGGCGTCACCATCCTCACGGAGATGGACATCGACAACCCGACGGCGGAGATGATCGTCGAAGTCGCCGAGACCCAGGAGGACGAGGCCGGCGACGGGACGACCACCGCCGTCGCCATCGCTGGCGAGCTCCTGAAGAACGCCGAGGAGCTGATCGACCAGGACATCCATCCGACGGCGATCATCAAGGGCTTCAACCTGGCCGCGACCCAGGCCAAGCAGGAGATCGACGACTTCGCCACCGACGTCGAGCCCGAAGACGAGGACCTGCTGCGCCGCGTCGCCGAGACCTCCATGACCGGCAAGGGCACCGAGGTCAACAAGGAGCTGCTCGCTCAGCTCGTCGTCGACGCCGTCAACGCCGTCACGGTCCAAGCCCAGGACGGCTCCGTCGTCGCCGACCTCGAGTTCCTCAACATCGAGACCCAGACCGGCCGCGCCGCCGACGAGTCCGAACTCGTCGAGGGCGCCATCGTGGACAAGGACCCCGTCCACGAGGAGATGGAGACCGACTTCGACGACGCCGACGTCTTCCTGACCGACGTCGCCATCGAGCTCGACGAGACCGAGGTCGACGCCCAACTCACCGTCGACGACCCGAGCCAGCTCCAGAACTTCCTCGACAAGGAGGAAGAGCAGCTCGAGGAGCTCGTCGACGCCATCGCCGCGACGGGCGCCGACGTCGTCTTCTGCCAGAAGGGCATCGACGACATGGCCCAGCACTACTTCGCCAAGCAGGGCATCCTTGCGGTCGAGCGGACCAAGAAGTCCGACATCGAGTTCCTCCGCGAGGTGCTCGGCGCCAACATCGTCTCCGACATCGAGTCCGCCACCGAGGGCGACCTCGGCCGCGGCTCGATCACCCGGGACGAGGCCGGCGGCCTGTTCTACGTCGAGGGCACCGGTGACGAGACCCACGGCGTGACGCTCCTGCTGCGCGCCTCCACCGACCACGTCGTCGACGAGCTGGAGCGCGGCGTCCAGGACGCGCTGGACGTCGTCGCCTCCACCGTCTCCGACGGCCGCGTCCTCGGTGGCGGCGGCGCCCCCGAGGTCGAGCTGGCCTCCCGCCTGCGCGACTACGCCGACGGCGTCGAGGGCCGCGAGCAGCTGGCCGTCGAGGCCTTCGCCGACGCGCTGGAGCTCATCCCGCGCACGCTGGCCGAGAACGCCGGCCTCGACTCCATCGACTCGCTGGTGGACCTGCGGGCCGCCCACGAGGGCGGCGACGTCTCCGCCGGCCTGGACGTCTTCTCCGGCGACGTCGTCGACACGCTCGACGAGGGCGTCGTCGAGCCGGCCCACGCCAAGACCCAGGCCGTCTCCTCCGCTGCCGAGGCCGCGAACCTCGTCCTCAAAATCGACGACATCATCTCCGCCGGCGACCTCTCGACCGGCGGCGACGACGAGGGCGGCGCCGGCGGCCCCGGTGGCGCCCCCGGCGGTATGGGCGGCATGGGCGGTGGCATGGGCGGCATGATGTAA
- a CDS encoding DUF7536 family protein: MPERQPESGRAALVRALGVRRNAAWGFALAVAVTAAVFAFFVLIPGTQRPTAYYWALAFVLAISLGGLLTAAFTLVSAVRLAREDD, from the coding sequence GTGCCAGAGAGACAACCGGAGTCGGGCCGGGCGGCGCTGGTCCGGGCGCTGGGCGTCCGGCGCAACGCGGCCTGGGGGTTCGCGCTCGCCGTCGCCGTGACGGCGGCCGTGTTCGCCTTCTTCGTCCTGATCCCCGGGACCCAGCGACCGACGGCGTACTACTGGGCGCTCGCTTTCGTCCTCGCGATCTCGCTGGGCGGGCTGCTGACGGCGGCGTTCACGCTGGTCTCGGCGGTCCGGCTGGCCCGCGAGGACGACTAG
- a CDS encoding potassium channel family protein, giving the protein MDGWQRRTVQYVAGLAGLMLAFAVAYDAGMRYVEGDPNPFLRSMRFVVETFTTTGYGSEAPWETDAMRLFVMIMDLTGVVVIFLALPVLIVPLFEDAISTTVPTSVDDDCEDHVVVCTLTPRGETLIDELDSWGVDHVVVEPDRERAVDRYEDGYRVIHADPQSVDGLRAANVARARAVVADASDQANTSTVLTAKEIDDDVRVVSVVEEPHRATYHELAGADAVLSPRAVLGESLAAKVTTGVTTETGEDVDVGEDVDLAELLVHRGSELAGQTLAESDVGDEPGVNVVGAWVRGEFRSPPDPDTELTGGTVLLVAGREDRLERLRELTLSDVRSVRRGETVVVGHGEVGETVAARLDDADLPYTVLDLTDEPGVDVVGDATEPAAQREAGVPEAQTVVLAIPDDADAEFATLVARDLNPDVEVVARAEATENVRKMYRAGADYVLSLATVSGRMLASTILEGEEVVSPDTQVEIVRTSAGALAGQTLGDADVRARTGCTVIAVERDGAVLTDVGPDLRVRPDDELVVAGTDADVNRFTATFS; this is encoded by the coding sequence ATGGACGGCTGGCAGCGGCGGACGGTCCAGTACGTCGCGGGGCTCGCGGGGCTCATGCTGGCGTTCGCCGTCGCGTACGACGCGGGGATGCGCTACGTCGAGGGCGACCCCAACCCCTTCCTGCGCTCCATGCGGTTCGTCGTCGAGACGTTCACGACGACGGGGTACGGCTCCGAGGCCCCCTGGGAGACCGACGCGATGCGGCTGTTCGTGATGATTATGGACCTGACCGGCGTGGTCGTCATCTTCCTGGCCCTGCCCGTGCTCATCGTCCCGCTGTTCGAGGACGCCATCTCGACGACGGTCCCGACGAGCGTCGACGACGACTGCGAGGACCACGTCGTCGTCTGCACGCTCACCCCTCGCGGAGAGACGCTGATCGACGAACTGGACTCGTGGGGCGTCGACCACGTCGTCGTCGAACCCGACCGCGAGCGCGCGGTCGACCGCTACGAGGACGGCTACCGCGTGATCCACGCCGACCCGCAGTCCGTCGACGGGCTCCGGGCGGCCAACGTGGCCCGGGCCCGGGCGGTCGTCGCCGACGCCTCCGACCAGGCCAACACCAGCACCGTCCTCACGGCCAAGGAGATCGACGACGACGTGCGAGTCGTGAGCGTCGTGGAGGAGCCCCACCGGGCGACCTACCACGAACTGGCCGGCGCCGACGCCGTCCTCTCCCCGCGGGCGGTCCTCGGCGAGAGCCTCGCCGCGAAGGTGACCACGGGCGTCACGACGGAGACCGGCGAGGACGTCGACGTCGGCGAGGACGTCGACCTCGCGGAGCTGCTCGTCCACCGGGGGAGCGAACTGGCCGGCCAGACGCTGGCCGAGAGCGACGTCGGCGACGAGCCCGGCGTCAACGTCGTCGGCGCGTGGGTCCGCGGCGAGTTCCGCAGTCCGCCCGACCCCGACACCGAACTGACCGGCGGGACCGTCCTGCTGGTCGCCGGCCGCGAGGACCGCCTGGAGCGCCTGCGGGAGCTGACCCTGTCGGACGTGCGCTCGGTCCGCCGGGGCGAGACGGTCGTCGTCGGCCACGGCGAGGTCGGCGAGACCGTCGCCGCGCGCCTGGACGACGCCGACCTGCCCTACACCGTGCTCGATCTGACGGACGAACCCGGCGTGGACGTGGTCGGCGACGCCACGGAGCCGGCCGCCCAGCGCGAGGCCGGCGTCCCCGAGGCGCAGACGGTCGTCCTCGCCATCCCCGACGACGCGGACGCCGAGTTCGCCACCCTCGTCGCCCGCGACCTCAACCCCGACGTCGAGGTCGTCGCCCGCGCCGAGGCGACCGAGAACGTCCGGAAGATGTACCGCGCCGGCGCCGACTACGTCCTCTCGCTGGCCACCGTCAGCGGCCGCATGCTCGCCTCGACCATCCTCGAGGGCGAGGAGGTCGTCTCGCCGGACACCCAGGTCGAGATCGTCCGAACGAGCGCCGGCGCCCTCGCCGGGCAGACGCTCGGCGACGCCGACGTCCGCGCCCGCACCGGCTGTACGGTCATCGCCGTCGAGCGCGACGGCGCGGTCCTGACCGACGTCGGCCCCGACCTCCGCGTCCGCCCCGACGACGAACTCGTCGTGGCCGGTACCGACGCGGACGTCAATCGTTTCACCGCCACCTTTTCCTAA
- a CDS encoding universal stress protein — MYTILMPVDADETRALAQAETVRELPGIESATVHVMHVFGSQDRAESTSPRQLDSGRTVSERLQDDGVRVETLSRYGDPSEEILRAADEIDADMIVLGGRKRSPLGSVLFGSVSQEVTLDASRPVTITGGLEDQGRATHRCPDCGEEYYAVPGSDIGKCRACGGSKVEPVA; from the coding sequence ATGTACACGATACTCATGCCGGTCGACGCCGACGAGACGCGGGCCCTCGCGCAGGCCGAGACCGTCCGGGAGCTACCGGGGATCGAGTCGGCGACCGTCCACGTCATGCACGTGTTCGGCAGCCAGGACCGCGCCGAGTCGACATCGCCGCGACAGCTCGACTCCGGGCGGACCGTCTCGGAGCGGCTTCAGGACGACGGCGTCCGCGTCGAGACCCTCAGCCGCTACGGCGATCCATCGGAGGAGATTCTCAGGGCCGCCGACGAGATCGACGCTGACATGATCGTCCTCGGCGGGCGCAAGCGCTCGCCGCTCGGCTCGGTCCTGTTCGGCAGCGTCAGCCAGGAGGTCACGCTCGACGCCAGCCGCCCGGTCACCATCACCGGCGGCCTCGAGGACCAGGGCCGCGCGACGCACCGCTGTCCGGACTGCGGCGAGGAGTACTACGCCGTCCCGGGCAGCGATATCGGGAAGTGCCGGGCCTGCGGCGGCTCGAAGGTCGAGCCCGTGGCGTAA
- a CDS encoding potassium channel family protein, which translates to MAGDEVAYEPVSVKSVVAEMKDTAELLIDLSYSAVLLGSDEVAAEVIELEERMDVLQMRARMSLLMAARSPEDAEALAPVLGMVGAAEKISDAAGDIAKVVLEEVGLPEAMRTALPEALETVVRATIVPDSRFAGETLGELNLETETGVRAIAVRRAGEWLLNPDAETALRADDVVLFRGPDDGVAAVHEAATGEAYERPEPPESELSDLERAVDSIVLMKDMGELAVDLAYGAVLFDSEEVAREVVELEAEVDALQSRFEAWTLRAASRVDDPVSLRGLVHLARSTEVISDAALEISEGVLRGLPTHAVVDEAVRESDEIVCRVTVAPGSALDGTTIGAQRIKARTGMRVIAVRRTDESEGRDWVVSPGAETELGAGDVVLAKGTRTGADRFSELAGDG; encoded by the coding sequence ATGGCCGGCGACGAGGTCGCCTACGAGCCGGTGAGCGTGAAGTCGGTGGTGGCGGAGATGAAAGACACCGCCGAACTGCTCATCGACCTCTCGTACTCGGCGGTGCTTCTGGGCAGCGACGAGGTCGCGGCGGAGGTGATCGAACTCGAGGAGCGGATGGACGTCCTCCAGATGCGCGCCCGGATGAGCCTGCTCATGGCGGCGCGCAGCCCGGAGGACGCCGAGGCGCTGGCGCCGGTGCTGGGGATGGTCGGCGCCGCCGAGAAGATCTCCGACGCCGCCGGCGACATCGCGAAGGTGGTTCTGGAGGAGGTGGGCCTCCCGGAGGCGATGCGGACGGCTCTGCCCGAGGCCCTCGAGACGGTCGTCCGCGCGACGATCGTCCCGGACTCGCGGTTCGCAGGCGAGACGCTGGGCGAACTGAACCTGGAGACTGAGACTGGCGTGCGGGCCATCGCCGTCCGACGGGCCGGCGAGTGGCTGCTCAACCCCGACGCCGAGACGGCGCTGCGGGCCGACGACGTCGTGCTCTTCCGGGGCCCCGACGACGGCGTCGCCGCCGTCCACGAGGCGGCCACGGGCGAGGCCTACGAGCGCCCGGAACCGCCGGAGAGCGAGCTCTCTGACCTCGAGCGGGCCGTCGACTCCATCGTCCTGATGAAGGACATGGGCGAACTCGCCGTGGACCTGGCCTACGGCGCCGTCCTCTTCGACAGCGAGGAGGTGGCCCGCGAGGTGGTCGAACTGGAGGCCGAGGTCGACGCCCTCCAGTCTCGCTTCGAGGCGTGGACGCTGCGGGCGGCGAGCCGGGTCGACGACCCCGTCTCGCTGCGCGGGCTGGTCCACCTGGCCCGCTCGACGGAGGTCATCTCCGACGCCGCCCTGGAGATCAGCGAGGGCGTGCTGCGCGGGCTCCCGACCCACGCCGTCGTCGACGAGGCCGTCAGGGAGTCCGACGAGATCGTCTGCCGGGTCACCGTCGCGCCCGGCAGCGCGCTGGACGGGACCACCATCGGCGCCCAGCGGATCAAGGCCCGGACCGGGATGCGCGTGATCGCCGTCCGCCGGACCGACGAGAGCGAGGGCCGGGACTGGGTGGTCTCGCCCGGCGCGGAGACGGAGCTGGGCGCCGGCGACGTCGTCCTCGCGAAGGGGACGCGAACCGGCGCCGACCGCTTCTCGGAACTGGCCGGCGACGGCTGA
- a CDS encoding ornithine cyclodeaminase family protein, with amino-acid sequence MQTLLLGPEAVDEHTPLGDVVEAVAAAFGADARGETVMPAKSYVDLPEYEGDFRSMPAYVDAHEAAGWDAAAVKWVNVHPNNPADHDLPTVLGTVIYSDPETGFPLAVMDGTLLTRKRTGAASAVATDHLAVDDATSMGLVGAGDQAYTQLEAVSHVRSIEEVVVADQREEAAQAFVDHFSDRFDVRAGSIDEAAACDVLSTVTPVREPIVEAVGERTHVNAVGADAPGKHEIADDVLADAKIVIDDYEQCTHSGEINVPWSEGVLGEGDIHAELGAVVAGQAEGRTAGDGVTVFDSTGLAVQDVAAAHVAYERASEAGDGTQFGLVGTGR; translated from the coding sequence ATGCAGACGCTCCTTCTCGGACCCGAGGCGGTCGACGAGCACACGCCGCTCGGGGACGTCGTCGAGGCGGTGGCGGCGGCCTTCGGGGCCGACGCCCGCGGCGAGACGGTGATGCCCGCGAAGTCCTACGTCGACCTCCCGGAGTACGAGGGCGACTTCCGGTCGATGCCGGCCTACGTCGACGCCCACGAGGCGGCCGGCTGGGACGCGGCGGCGGTCAAGTGGGTCAACGTCCACCCGAACAACCCCGCGGACCACGACCTGCCGACCGTGCTGGGGACGGTGATCTACTCGGATCCGGAGACCGGCTTCCCGCTGGCGGTGATGGACGGGACGCTCCTGACGCGGAAACGCACCGGCGCCGCGTCGGCGGTCGCCACCGACCACCTCGCCGTCGACGACGCGACGTCGATGGGGCTGGTCGGCGCGGGCGACCAGGCGTACACGCAACTGGAGGCGGTGTCCCACGTGCGGTCGATCGAGGAGGTCGTGGTGGCCGACCAGCGGGAGGAAGCGGCGCAGGCGTTCGTCGACCACTTCTCCGACCGGTTCGACGTCCGCGCCGGGTCGATCGACGAGGCCGCCGCCTGCGACGTCCTCTCGACCGTGACGCCCGTGCGGGAGCCCATCGTCGAGGCGGTCGGCGAGCGCACGCACGTCAACGCCGTCGGCGCCGACGCGCCCGGGAAACACGAGATCGCGGACGACGTGCTCGCGGACGCGAAGATCGTCATCGACGACTACGAGCAGTGCACCCACTCCGGAGAGATCAACGTGCCCTGGAGCGAGGGCGTGCTCGGGGAGGGAGACATCCACGCCGAACTCGGCGCGGTCGTCGCTGGACAGGCCGAGGGCCGGACCGCCGGGGACGGCGTCACCGTCTTCGACTCGACGGGGCTGGCCGTCCAGGACGTCGCCGCCGCGCACGTCGCCTACGAGCGCGCCAGCGAGGCCGGCGACGGGACGCAGTTCGGCCTGGTCGGGACCGGCCGCTAG